From one Lactiplantibacillus paraplantarum genomic stretch:
- the nrdG gene encoding anaerobic ribonucleoside-triphosphate reductase activating protein, translated as MPRVTKEPNNPMPKEWLAKDLSEQYVADYKAFNFVDGEGVRCSLYLSGCPFHCPGCYNVAAQNFHYGQPYSQELEDQIIADLSQEYVQGLTLLGGEPFLNTQVGIRICERVRAEFGHTKDIWSWSGYTWDELQQDSEDKLKMLSLIDILVDGRFLQDKMDLSLQFRGSSNQRIIDVPKSLVNGKVIIWDKLVK; from the coding sequence ATGCCGCGCGTTACGAAAGAACCAAACAATCCGATGCCCAAAGAATGGTTGGCAAAGGACTTAAGTGAACAATACGTTGCTGATTATAAGGCATTTAACTTTGTTGATGGTGAGGGGGTCCGGTGTAGCCTGTACTTAAGTGGCTGCCCGTTTCATTGTCCCGGTTGTTACAATGTGGCTGCTCAAAATTTTCATTATGGACAGCCTTATTCGCAAGAGCTAGAAGACCAGATTATTGCGGATCTCAGTCAGGAATATGTGCAAGGGTTAACGTTGCTCGGCGGTGAACCCTTTCTGAATACCCAGGTAGGAATTCGAATCTGCGAACGGGTGCGTGCAGAATTTGGTCACACGAAAGATATTTGGTCATGGTCAGGTTACACGTGGGATGAGCTGCAGCAAGATTCTGAAGATAAACTTAAAATGTTATCGTTAATTGATATTTTAGTGGACGGACGGTTTTTACAAGATAAGATGGATCTTTCCTTACAATTTCGGGGGAGTTCTAATCAACGGATTATTGACGTTCCTAAGTCATTGGTAAATGGAAAAGTTATCATCTGGGATAAGTTGGTTAAATAA
- the nrdD gene encoding anaerobic ribonucleoside-triphosphate reductase, protein MLTTTTNDILDQLRSLTVTKRGGAQTKFHPYKIDFVLQQLLATEDEVRVVKEALVAHYQQATGIDTRELRTTLMQILNAQGLTTAAKAYQDYFDTEQQRFAAATNVQGRIKKLFERDASVVHENANKDSTIFNTQRDLEAGAASRAMGLKMLPDVVAKAHLRGDIHWHDLDYSPVTPETNCCLIDFDGMFKNGYKIGNAEVASPRSIQTATAQMAQIIANVASLQYGGCSANRVDQLLAPYAAINYQKHMADAEKWVAADQREAYAQAKTKKDIYDAMQALEYEINTLYSSQGQTPFTTVNFGLGTSWIEREIQKAILQIRIKGLGKEHRTAIFPKLIFTMKRGLNLSPDDSNYDIKELAIECSTKRMYPDLLMYDKIKELTGSFKTPMGCRSFLQGWRDEDGVEVNSGRMNLGVVTVNLPRIALAAHGDQQLFWEIFEERMTTCHEALAYRIERTKEAKPENAPLLYMYGAFGKRLPAGGNVDELFKNQRATISLGYIGIYEVCATFFGPDWEQDEHALAFAETVVKALRDKCAQWAAESGYHYSLYSTPAESLTDTFCRDDIAKFGRIADITDKEYYTNSFHYDVRKHPTPFDKLTLEERFPQYASGGFIHYCEYPNLTQNPKALEAVWDWAYDHVGYLGTNTSIDQCFKCGFKGEFKATARGFVCPECGNHDPKYCDVVKRTCGYLGNPQQRPMVHGRHVEIASRAKNMSPEMIKNAARYERTKQSDAQRMVGKGLK, encoded by the coding sequence ATGCTGACAACGACAACTAACGATATATTAGACCAATTACGGTCACTGACTGTTACCAAGCGGGGTGGCGCTCAAACAAAGTTTCATCCGTATAAAATTGACTTTGTCTTACAACAGTTATTGGCAACTGAAGATGAAGTACGAGTTGTCAAGGAAGCGCTGGTTGCGCATTATCAACAGGCAACTGGTATTGATACGCGGGAATTGCGGACAACGTTGATGCAGATTTTGAATGCTCAGGGGCTAACGACAGCGGCTAAAGCTTATCAGGATTATTTTGATACTGAACAGCAACGTTTCGCAGCAGCAACGAATGTTCAAGGACGAATTAAAAAGTTATTTGAGCGCGATGCTAGCGTAGTGCATGAAAATGCAAATAAGGATAGTACCATTTTTAATACACAGCGGGACTTAGAGGCTGGGGCTGCCAGTCGGGCGATGGGGTTAAAGATGTTACCAGATGTCGTTGCTAAGGCGCACCTGCGTGGTGATATTCATTGGCACGACCTGGATTATTCGCCAGTAACTCCTGAGACCAACTGTTGTCTGATTGACTTTGACGGTATGTTCAAGAATGGTTATAAGATTGGCAATGCGGAAGTTGCTTCGCCACGGTCAATTCAAACAGCCACGGCACAAATGGCACAGATTATTGCCAATGTGGCTTCTTTACAGTATGGTGGCTGTTCTGCCAATCGGGTCGATCAATTACTAGCGCCTTACGCGGCAATCAATTATCAAAAACATATGGCTGATGCTGAAAAGTGGGTGGCAGCAGATCAACGCGAAGCTTACGCGCAGGCTAAAACCAAAAAAGATATTTATGATGCGATGCAAGCGTTAGAATATGAGATTAATACCTTGTATTCATCACAAGGCCAAACGCCTTTTACGACGGTCAACTTCGGTCTCGGGACTAGTTGGATTGAACGCGAAATTCAAAAGGCCATTCTCCAAATCCGAATCAAAGGGCTGGGTAAGGAGCATCGCACTGCTATTTTTCCTAAGTTGATTTTTACGATGAAGCGGGGCTTGAACTTGAGTCCTGATGATTCCAATTATGACATTAAGGAATTGGCAATTGAATGTTCAACGAAGCGGATGTATCCCGATCTTTTGATGTATGACAAAATCAAGGAACTAACAGGGAGTTTTAAAACCCCAATGGGCTGTCGATCCTTCCTACAAGGGTGGCGTGACGAAGACGGGGTTGAAGTAAATTCTGGTCGCATGAACCTCGGTGTCGTGACGGTCAACTTACCGCGGATTGCGTTGGCGGCACATGGCGATCAACAACTATTTTGGGAAATCTTTGAAGAACGCATGACTACTTGCCATGAAGCGTTAGCTTACCGAATTGAACGAACCAAGGAAGCCAAGCCAGAAAATGCGCCATTGTTGTACATGTACGGTGCTTTTGGTAAACGACTACCGGCGGGGGGCAACGTGGATGAGCTCTTTAAAAATCAACGGGCGACCATTTCACTAGGGTATATAGGTATTTACGAAGTCTGTGCGACCTTTTTCGGCCCTGATTGGGAACAAGACGAGCACGCCTTGGCGTTTGCTGAGACTGTGGTGAAAGCTTTGCGTGACAAATGTGCGCAGTGGGCAGCTGAGAGTGGCTATCACTATAGCCTATATTCGACGCCAGCCGAATCATTGACTGACACGTTCTGTCGTGATGACATTGCTAAGTTTGGCCGGATTGCAGATATTACTGACAAGGAATACTACACGAATAGTTTTCATTACGATGTTCGTAAGCATCCGACACCATTTGATAAATTGACGCTTGAAGAACGGTTCCCTCAATATGCATCGGGTGGTTTTATTCATTATTGTGAATATCCTAACCTGACACAGAACCCGAAAGCTTTAGAGGCTGTCTGGGATTGGGCTTATGATCATGTCGGTTATTTAGGAACAAATACGTCGATTGACCAGTGCTTTAAGTGTGGTTTTAAGGGTGAGTTCAAAGCGACTGCTCGCGGTTTTGTCTGCCCTGAATGTGGCAATCATGACCCTAAATATTGTGATGTTGTTAAACGGACGTGTGGTTATTTAGGAAATCCACAACAGCGGCCAATGGTTCACGGCCGCCACGTGGAAATCGCGTCCCGTGCTAAAAATATGTCTCCGGAGATGATTAAGAATGCCGCGCGTTACGAAAGAACCAAACAATCCGATGCCCAAAGAATGGTTGGCAAAGGACTTAAGTGA
- a CDS encoding peptide deformylase, translating into MIRPIVHDPAALSIPADLATPADAQVVTDLLDTLAAHTDNCVGMAANMIGVNKQIIVVQLGPFAIAMINPKIIDQHGAYDTKEGCLSLPGERPTSRYHQITVKYKDQHFKPQQQRFNDFTAQIIQHELDHCAGKLI; encoded by the coding sequence ATGATTCGACCTATTGTGCATGACCCTGCCGCCTTGAGTATCCCCGCCGACTTAGCGACGCCAGCAGATGCTCAAGTCGTAACTGATTTACTTGATACCCTTGCCGCTCACACCGATAATTGTGTTGGAATGGCCGCTAACATGATTGGCGTTAACAAACAAATTATTGTTGTCCAATTGGGACCCTTTGCCATTGCGATGATCAATCCGAAAATTATTGATCAACATGGTGCCTATGACACTAAAGAAGGTTGTCTATCCTTACCAGGTGAACGCCCAACTAGTCGGTATCATCAAATAACGGTAAAGTACAAGGATCAGCATTTCAAACCCCAGCAGCAACGATTCAATGACTTTACGGCTCAAATCATTCAACATGAATTAGATCATTGTGCGGGAAAATTAATTTAA
- a CDS encoding FAD:protein FMN transferase, which produces MTTLAYNGESAIPAFAQQRQHQAHHALGTDIDLTLFGSDSDQYLQTACQLIDQYEDRLTVNRTASEVMAINHAAGQHPVQVSAATYTLVHQAVELSRQNFGFNALIGPLVKLWHIGFDNAHVPEQPAINDRLTLIDPNQVSCNDTDFSVYLKVTGMELDLGAIAKGYIADRIQDYWEAFGQRAGMINLGGNLLMVGTSPLHADGQWRVGIQDPTTDRGNAIASVTIGPCSAVTSGIYERHLEFNGQSYHHILDSKTGYPRQNDLESVTVFSKTSIDGEIETTRLFFAGQPIPGWAANRPDIYGAIFVTKQREIQVVGLPTERVTLLDKRFTLI; this is translated from the coding sequence ATGACAACTTTAGCTTATAACGGCGAATCGGCTATCCCGGCATTCGCCCAACAACGTCAGCACCAAGCACACCATGCACTTGGTACTGACATTGATTTAACCCTCTTTGGTAGTGACAGCGACCAGTATCTGCAGACGGCTTGCCAACTTATTGACCAGTACGAGGACCGCTTAACTGTCAATCGTACCGCCTCGGAAGTTATGGCAATCAACCACGCTGCTGGTCAACACCCAGTTCAAGTGAGTGCCGCCACCTATACGCTCGTTCATCAAGCTGTTGAGCTCAGTCGGCAGAACTTTGGCTTCAACGCACTCATTGGACCGCTAGTTAAGCTATGGCACATTGGCTTTGATAACGCTCATGTGCCTGAACAACCTGCCATTAACGACCGTTTAACCCTGATTGACCCCAATCAAGTCAGCTGCAACGATACCGACTTTAGTGTCTATCTCAAAGTTACAGGGATGGAGCTTGATCTCGGTGCGATAGCTAAGGGTTACATTGCTGATCGCATCCAAGACTATTGGGAAGCATTCGGACAACGGGCCGGTATGATCAATCTCGGCGGCAATCTACTAATGGTCGGTACTTCCCCCTTACACGCTGATGGTCAATGGCGCGTTGGCATCCAAGATCCCACTACTGATCGTGGCAACGCCATTGCCAGTGTCACCATTGGGCCTTGCTCGGCTGTTACTAGTGGCATTTACGAACGACACCTTGAATTTAATGGACAGTCCTATCACCATATTTTGGATTCTAAGACGGGATACCCACGACAGAACGATCTTGAAAGTGTCACTGTTTTTTCAAAGACTTCTATTGATGGTGAAATTGAAACCACCCGACTCTTCTTTGCGGGTCAACCAATTCCGGGCTGGGCGGCCAACCGTCCTGATATTTACGGTGCTATCTTTGTTACTAAACAACGTGAGATTCAGGTCGTTGGCCTTCCCACTGAACGGGTCACCTTACTTGATAAACGATTTACTTTAATTTAA
- a CDS encoding tRNA dihydrouridine synthase, which translates to MTQSAYWQRIAAKAQAEQRPFFSLAPMEAVTGSVFRRVVMRATAPDVFYTEFTNALSITHPKAKFTTRGRLYIDETEKPRPIVQLWGNSGEDFTKAAYEVKRQGYQAIDLNMGCPDMAVIKNHSGSDLIRHFDRAKEVIEGARQADLPVSVKTRLGFDDVHEYETWIPFLLQQQVPVLTVHVRTKKEMSKVPAHYELIDNLVQMRDTLAPTTLLQINGDILDYQAGVKLAQAHPGVDGIMIGRGIFQNPYAFEATPQDHSTRDMLELLRYQVDLYDQFIGLGLQGHFAPLQRFFKIYVRGMRHAAELRNELMQTKTTDDVRAIIDRLEAELPTD; encoded by the coding sequence ATGACGCAGTCGGCATATTGGCAACGGATTGCGGCCAAAGCACAGGCAGAACAGCGACCGTTTTTCAGTTTGGCGCCTATGGAAGCTGTGACGGGGTCCGTTTTTCGCCGCGTTGTGATGCGCGCCACAGCACCAGATGTTTTTTATACTGAATTTACGAATGCGTTGAGCATTACCCACCCGAAAGCTAAGTTTACGACACGAGGCCGATTATACATTGATGAGACTGAAAAGCCACGCCCCATCGTCCAACTTTGGGGTAATAGTGGTGAGGATTTTACCAAAGCTGCGTATGAGGTAAAACGTCAAGGTTATCAAGCGATTGATCTCAATATGGGCTGTCCGGATATGGCCGTCATCAAGAATCACAGTGGGAGTGATTTAATTCGACATTTTGATCGGGCCAAAGAAGTGATTGAAGGTGCTCGACAAGCTGATCTTCCTGTCAGTGTTAAGACGCGCTTAGGTTTTGATGACGTGCATGAATATGAGACTTGGATTCCGTTTTTGCTACAACAACAGGTGCCAGTGCTGACCGTTCATGTGCGGACTAAGAAGGAAATGAGCAAAGTGCCGGCTCACTATGAATTAATTGATAATTTAGTTCAGATGCGTGACACGTTAGCACCAACGACACTATTGCAAATTAATGGGGATATCTTGGACTACCAAGCTGGAGTGAAGTTGGCCCAAGCCCATCCTGGTGTTGATGGTATCATGATTGGACGCGGTATTTTCCAAAATCCCTATGCTTTTGAGGCGACCCCACAGGATCATTCAACTCGCGACATGCTGGAGTTGCTACGTTATCAGGTTGATTTATATGATCAATTCATTGGCTTAGGCTTGCAGGGCCACTTTGCGCCACTACAACGCTTTTTCAAGATCTACGTTCGTGGGATGCGACACGCAGCTGAATTGCGTAACGAATTAATGCAAACTAAGACGACTGACGACGTGCGAGCGATTATTGACCGGTTAGAGGCAGAGTTACCAACGGATTAG
- a CDS encoding LPXTG cell wall anchor domain-containing protein, which translates to MLTGGVLGQAIAVHAAVGTTQTKQVRQVAPVGNLASQVENSPVVKAADNRVTLAAQALTTASTALTTVTDALPAAQANLDATNKILAKNQKIQAHMGALKQAAMVRQVQAQKELTEQLSGQTTAQTAVTKSQAEVTRLATAVQTAQSNFDKDNSGTNKVTLQTTQTKLKAAQQTLQTAQSTLDKINTRVSAAKEELVNAKMEVSGSTRDYQIAQVDYDIIRPQAAVDQAKASYMTKVQRVTAAKTKLAAAQRDLAQAQEQLATARAQTLAALTAAAEKPVSEQPVADRATDTSADANQATHRGAVGNQSMKPVKPTTTSTPYRVVTKSRQAIPALRTTVSPVVAKPATKRAQPRVSAKPATLPQTGEQTNHALTVMGLILLTATSLLGLSRQRQRHQTTD; encoded by the coding sequence ATGTTAACTGGAGGAGTCTTGGGTCAAGCAATCGCGGTGCACGCCGCCGTTGGTACGACGCAAACCAAGCAAGTAAGGCAAGTGGCGCCAGTGGGTAATCTTGCAAGTCAGGTTGAAAACAGTCCGGTAGTTAAGGCTGCAGACAACCGAGTGACACTAGCAGCCCAAGCGTTAACAACGGCTAGTACGGCATTAACTACAGTAACGGATGCGTTGCCAGCAGCGCAAGCAAATTTAGATGCAACCAATAAAATCTTAGCAAAGAACCAAAAGATTCAGGCACACATGGGGGCCCTTAAACAAGCCGCAATGGTACGCCAAGTTCAGGCACAAAAAGAATTGACTGAACAATTATCAGGACAGACCACCGCACAAACTGCGGTTACTAAGTCGCAAGCCGAAGTGACGCGGTTAGCAACCGCTGTGCAGACGGCCCAAAGTAACTTTGATAAGGATAATAGCGGCACTAATAAGGTGACGTTACAAACCACGCAGACTAAGTTAAAAGCTGCCCAGCAAACGTTACAAACAGCGCAGTCCACTCTTGATAAAATCAATACGCGTGTTAGTGCGGCTAAGGAAGAGTTAGTTAATGCGAAGATGGAAGTCAGTGGTTCGACGCGTGATTATCAAATTGCACAAGTTGACTATGATATCATTCGGCCACAAGCGGCTGTTGATCAAGCTAAAGCCAGTTATATGACTAAGGTTCAGCGGGTTACTGCTGCTAAGACTAAGCTAGCGGCGGCCCAACGGGATTTAGCTCAGGCCCAAGAGCAGTTAGCGACGGCGCGGGCCCAGACTTTGGCGGCATTGACAGCGGCGGCTGAAAAACCAGTGAGTGAACAACCAGTGGCTGATCGTGCCACTGACACGTCTGCGGACGCTAACCAAGCGACACATCGAGGAGCAGTGGGCAACCAGTCGATGAAACCAGTCAAGCCAACTACAACATCAACACCATATCGAGTGGTTACTAAGTCACGCCAAGCAATTCCGGCCTTAAGAACGACAGTTAGCCCGGTAGTGGCCAAACCGGCTACTAAGCGAGCGCAGCCGCGCGTTTCAGCCAAACCAGCTACCTTACCACAAACTGGTGAACAGACGAACCATGCGCTGACGGTAATGGGCTTGATATTGTTAACGGCTACTAGTTTGTTAGGATTAAGCAGGCAACGGCAACGTCATCAGACGACTGATTAA
- a CDS encoding IS5 family transposase (programmed frameshift) encodes MKSFAHHYSSDISREQFELIRTDLEGIRKRTKPRKVDLYDIFCALLYTLKNGCVWRDLPSDFPKWETVYYYWLLWTKTPSPTGITPLDKVFKKIVSQHRLAQKRSVYTSFIILDAQSVKNTDPAESSGYDGGKKVSGIKRHLAVDINGLPMAVHVTTANVSERDGANALLALNKSQFDLVQRVMADGGYTGNNFAQSVQAMINAEVIIAKQSDLRHGQVTPQRWVIERSFSWLGKYRRLWRNCERKLNTSKMMISLAFLRILLKRF; translated from the exons ATGAAAAGCTTTGCACACCATTATAGTAGCGACATCTCTCGTGAACAATTTGAACTAATCCGGACAGATCTAGAAGGCATACGTAAGCGGACTAAGCCAAGAAAGGTTGATTTATATGATATCTTTTGTGCCCTGCTTTATACCTTGAAAAATGGGTGCGTTTGGCGTGATTTACCCAGCGATTTTCCTAAATGGGAAACCGTCTATTATTACTGGTTACTTTGGACTAAAACGCCATCTCCTACTGGTATCACTCCTCTGGATAAGGTTT TTAAAAAAATTGTCAGCCAACATCGGTTGGCTCAGAAGCGTTCAGTTTATACATCGTTCATCATTCTAGATGCTCAAAGTGTCAAGAATACCGATCCTGCTGAAAGTAGCGGCTACGATGGTGGTAAAAAGGTGAGTGGGATTAAGCGCCATCTTGCTGTAGATATCAATGGGCTGCCGATGGCAGTCCATGTGACAACCGCCAATGTTTCTGAGCGTGATGGCGCCAATGCGCTACTGGCGTTAAACAAATCACAGTTTGACCTGGTTCAACGAGTAATGGCCGATGGTGGTTATACTGGTAACAACTTTGCTCAATCAGTTCAGGCAATGATTAACGCTGAAGTCATTATTGCTAAACAGAGTGACCTTAGGCACGGTCAAGTGACCCCGCAACGCTGGGTTATCGAACGCAGTTTTAGCTGGCTAGGAAAATATCGGCGCCTCTGGCGCAATTGTGAGCGAAAGCTGAACACCAGTAAGATGATGATTAGCTTAGCCTTCCTGCGAATACTCTTGAAAAGATTCTAA
- a CDS encoding LysR family transcriptional regulator codes for MTINDLQAFVMVYDLRHISNAAVELHLSQSELSKRMRALENELNIKLLDTHNKRRLQITPAGETFYHHAHKMITDYETMMHDLAPNRPTMFANLIIGAIPISGQYNIAKKIAAFDNQHPDTAIKIIEDEGDQIVKRLLNGELQAAIIRDTQTTQLQPTEFQKQPLLADELKIILPRDHPLAAQPVIRIQDLASQKIATLPPGSGVYEPINALFARQGMTPQFFFESTHIETLLGILNQNNVTFLFKQSVLPFMTEHVVMRSLAIPFISQLNFVYPQRAGNQLLTDLIDYLTVQTN; via the coding sequence ATGACCATTAATGACCTCCAAGCATTTGTGATGGTGTACGATTTACGCCACATTTCTAACGCTGCCGTCGAACTCCATTTATCACAATCAGAATTATCCAAACGAATGCGCGCCCTCGAGAATGAACTTAATATCAAATTACTAGATACACACAACAAACGTCGCTTACAAATCACACCAGCTGGTGAAACGTTTTATCATCACGCGCATAAAATGATTACTGATTACGAGACCATGATGCACGATTTAGCACCGAACCGACCAACCATGTTTGCCAACCTGATCATTGGTGCCATTCCAATTTCAGGTCAATATAATATCGCCAAAAAAATTGCTGCCTTTGACAATCAACATCCCGATACCGCAATCAAAATTATCGAAGATGAAGGCGATCAAATCGTTAAGCGCTTGCTGAACGGTGAACTGCAGGCGGCCATTATTCGTGACACCCAGACGACCCAACTGCAACCCACCGAATTTCAAAAACAACCACTACTCGCAGATGAACTAAAAATCATTCTGCCGCGTGATCACCCCTTAGCTGCCCAACCTGTCATTCGGATACAGGATTTGGCCAGTCAAAAAATCGCTACTTTACCGCCAGGCTCTGGTGTTTACGAGCCTATTAATGCGCTTTTTGCACGTCAAGGAATGACCCCACAATTTTTCTTTGAAAGCACGCATATCGAAACGCTTTTAGGTATTCTCAACCAAAATAACGTGACCTTTTTATTTAAACAGTCGGTCCTTCCATTCATGACGGAACACGTGGTGATGCGCTCGCTAGCCATCCCGTTCATCAGTCAACTGAACTTTGTTTATCCCCAGCGTGCGGGTAATCAATTACTGACCGACTTGATCGACTACTTAACCGTTCAGACTAACTAA
- a CDS encoding SLC13 family permease, translating to MNKKTIGFFSGIAVCAIIYFLPIAGLSAKGQMDLALSLMTVVWWATQIAQPAFVGGIYLMLLIIMNVATPSQVFSSAWTGSIMWLVIGAYLIAGAVNESGLGQRIAYAFIIKFVRSWKGIVISIFALTFILALLIPHPWPRAFMIMSVITVVAETAKMPKRDLAKLGLAVFAASCPLSGVFYTGDTSLNPLAVQASGQSVNFVSYFIYMGVPMIIAAVLTMFLFLFLFKPSQEVHIDVEALKQQQAQLGGMTGKEVRTIIWLIIAIALWLTSGITGLDVGWLTLIVALMMSLPVVGGILTAKSWEGVPVNVLVFLTSAIAIGNVGGVTGMNNWIAKTLIPSNLPTNIYLLAIVITVFAMIIHMFMGSVIAVMGITIPAFVAATAHMGISPLAVSLLVFSVTNLHYILPFHNLAVLVGSDPDTGGGYTQKDVMRLGIPLTAVVFVVALVEMFWFHLVGLA from the coding sequence GTGAACAAGAAAACGATTGGCTTTTTCAGCGGAATCGCTGTGTGTGCTATTATTTACTTCCTACCGATTGCCGGCTTATCGGCTAAGGGTCAGATGGATTTGGCGCTTAGTTTGATGACGGTCGTCTGGTGGGCCACCCAAATTGCGCAACCCGCGTTCGTTGGTGGGATTTACTTAATGTTACTTATTATTATGAATGTGGCGACGCCATCCCAGGTCTTCTCGTCGGCATGGACCGGTTCGATTATGTGGCTTGTGATTGGGGCGTACTTGATTGCCGGTGCGGTTAATGAATCTGGACTGGGTCAACGAATCGCGTACGCATTCATTATTAAGTTTGTGCGTAGTTGGAAAGGGATTGTGATTTCAATTTTTGCGCTGACTTTTATCTTAGCGCTATTGATTCCTCATCCATGGCCACGGGCTTTCATGATCATGTCCGTTATTACGGTGGTCGCGGAAACGGCGAAGATGCCGAAACGCGATTTGGCTAAATTAGGGCTAGCAGTGTTTGCAGCGTCTTGTCCGCTATCCGGGGTATTCTATACTGGTGATACATCACTGAACCCGTTGGCCGTGCAAGCTTCTGGTCAGAGTGTCAACTTTGTTTCTTACTTCATTTACATGGGTGTCCCAATGATTATTGCGGCCGTCTTAACGATGTTTCTTTTCTTATTCCTCTTCAAACCTAGTCAAGAAGTTCATATTGACGTTGAAGCTTTAAAGCAACAACAAGCGCAATTAGGTGGTATGACGGGGAAGGAAGTTCGGACGATTATTTGGTTGATCATTGCGATTGCACTTTGGTTAACGAGTGGTATCACTGGCTTAGATGTTGGTTGGTTAACGTTAATCGTTGCGCTGATGATGAGTCTTCCAGTCGTGGGTGGTATCTTAACAGCCAAGTCGTGGGAAGGCGTGCCCGTAAACGTGCTAGTGTTCTTGACTTCGGCGATTGCGATTGGGAATGTCGGTGGTGTAACTGGTATGAATAACTGGATTGCTAAGACCTTGATTCCAAGCAATTTACCAACCAATATTTACTTATTAGCGATTGTGATTACCGTCTTTGCTATGATTATCCACATGTTCATGGGTTCAGTTATTGCGGTAATGGGGATTACGATTCCGGCCTTCGTGGCAGCGACAGCCCACATGGGAATTTCACCATTGGCCGTCTCGTTATTAGTCTTCTCAGTAACGAACTTACATTATATTTTACCGTTCCATAACCTAGCTGTCTTAGTTGGGAGTGACCCCGATACTGGTGGTGGTTACACACAAAAAGACGTGATGCGCTTAGGAATTCCACTGACAGCGGTTGTCTTTGTCGTCGCGTTAGTTGAAATGTTCTGGTTCCATTTAGTTGGGTTGGCATAA